In Alkalihalobacillus sp. AL-G, the genomic stretch ATGAACAACACGACTCCGGCGGCACTTGCATAGCCCATGTTCAGCTTGTCGAACGCCTCTTCATAAATGAAGAAAACGAGTGTTTTGGAGCTGTTCAATGGCCCCCCGCCTGTCATGATGTAGATTTCTTCAAATACTTTCATCGCCGCAATCGAGGACATCACCGATACGATCACAATGGATGGCATCAACATCGGAATCGTTATCCGGGTAGTCTGTTGCCACCAATTTGCACCGTCGATCTTTGCTGCTTCATACAGGTTATACGGAATGGACTGTAATCCGGCTAAATAAATCACCATATAATACCCTAGGCCTTTCCATACTGTAACCGCCATCACCGCAAACAACGCAGTATTGGTTGAAGTCAACCAGTGGACGGGTTCATCAGTGACTCCAGTAAGATCAAGGATATAGTTCATGACCCCTTGTTCCGCATATACCCATTCCCAAGCGATTCCTGCGACCACCATCGACGTAACAACCGGAATGTAATACGCCGAACGAAAGAAACCGATCCCTTTGATTTTCTGATTCACTAATATGGCTAAAAATATCGGTAAAATGACAAGTGCAGGAACGACACAAATCAAATAGATGAAGGTTTGCTTCAACGTTTTCCAAAACAATTCATCTTGAAAAAGCTTCTTATAGTTGTCCGTCCCGACAAAATTCGGATCAGGGACAATCATGTTATAGTCTGTAAAACTGAGCCAAATCGCTTGAAGCATCGGATAAAAGATGAAAGCTCCGAGAATCGTACAACCTGGCAGCAGGAATAAAAATGGTGTCCATGGCTTCTGTTTCATCATGTCCCCTCCTTGCTCAAGGAACCTAGTGCCAGCTTTACTGCCCCATAGATTCCAGCTTCATTACCTAACATCGCAGGCTTTACTTGGATCGGTACTCGGCGATCCTGCAGCTTTTTTTCAAATAAATCCCAAAAGAAATCCTTTGACTCAACGACTCCTCCACCAACAATTACGATATCAGGATCGATACCATTTGAAATTGTCGTTAGGAATGTAACCAAATCATCGAAATAACGATTGATGACATGTTTCGCAGCTTGATTCCCCATGTTGAATTGTTCAAATACGTGCTTTCCATCTGTAACAGTATCCAACCCATTATCATGTGCCATCCGGACAAGAGCGGATCCGGAAAGGTACTGCTCGATACATCCTTGCTGTCCGCAGTTGCATGGTAGGCCATCCGGGACAAAGATGGAATGCCCCCATTCCCCGCCTTGCCAGTTACGGCCATGGACGAGCTTGCCATTCATGACATTCGCACCGCCCACTCCTGTCCCCAGCGTCAACATGACAGCAG encodes the following:
- a CDS encoding carbohydrate ABC transporter permease, producing MKQKPWTPFLFLLPGCTILGAFIFYPMLQAIWLSFTDYNMIVPDPNFVGTDNYKKLFQDELFWKTLKQTFIYLICVVPALVILPIFLAILVNQKIKGIGFFRSAYYIPVVTSMVVAGIAWEWVYAEQGVMNYILDLTGVTDEPVHWLTSTNTALFAVMAVTVWKGLGYYMVIYLAGLQSIPYNLYEAAKIDGANWWQQTTRITIPMLMPSIVIVSVMSSIAAMKVFEEIYIMTGGGPLNSSKTLVFFIYEEAFDKLNMGYASAAGVVLFILTLIVSIINITLTRKREQSVA
- a CDS encoding ROK family protein → MNILGVDIGGTTIKGAVFTSNGEKIAQSYAPTDVNNGRDGIIASLFKVIDQLMDDVPVVSIGIGTAGRVNAASGEVVYATDNLPGWGGMKLKDLLSTRYDLPVVVDNDANTALVGELWKGISGTYQSAVMLTLGTGVGGANVMNGKLVHGRNWQGGEWGHSIFVPDGLPCNCGQQGCIEQYLSGSALVRMAHDNGLDTVTDGKHVFEQFNMGNQAAKHVINRYFDDLVTFLTTISNGIDPDIVIVGGGVVESKDFFWDLFEKKLQDRRVPIQVKPAMLGNEAGIYGAVKLALGSLSKEGT